A genomic window from Tolypothrix sp. PCC 7910 includes:
- a CDS encoding ComEC/Rec2 family competence protein → MIQASGVIICLGYILGLLFTAVPWGGLWILLLGILIAVLLRLRFLKSRQLAQKPENAATKAKAISSFWQNTPQPRIWLAAGLVGLLATLYFQWRVPEPGPKDISKFVPPGNSSNQEQVVSVRGEVASTPRLTRTQRGQFWLEATQLDEVKKGDGPAGVSKGVTGKLYVTVPILQATGLYPGQQIAVTGVLYKPKAASNPGAFDFQKFLKQEATFAGLTGRQINILDEEPRKWGWWQIRERIVRSQVRWLGIPEGPLVSAMVLGSKTVDLPYDIRDLFVQAGLAHALAASGFQTSLILGVILQLTRRAKKGTQFILGCLGLLIFLSLTGFQPAVLRAVIMGFAALVGLALKRKVKQLGSLLLAATLLLLFNPLWIWDLGFQLSFLATLGLVVTVPPIIQRLGWLPPAIASLIAVPLAATIWTLPLQLFFFGVVPSYSLILNIITTPLISVISIGGIISALAALIWPDAGSFLAGILHYPTDWLIKLVEFFSKLPGNSFAVGSISTWQMLTLYTLILLVVLIRWWRQRWWFASFIAIGLVLIPVWHSANSLFRITVLAAGAEPVLVVQDRGTVTLINSGDESTGRFTILPFLQQQGVNQIDWAIATDFQDHESSGWLEVMQRLPIKNFYTYPPKPENIVEAQVIQQELQQRQGVYQPLALGQAMTAGSVVAQLINDQLPMLQLQIQGQNWLLVGNLKSKEIAQLVKSGSLSRPQVLWCVPESLKDLVLALQPEIAIASSPDLEPKVLSEISQSKTKLFFTGRDGAIQWTPGSDFEAFIQATENKSSVL, encoded by the coding sequence ATGATTCAGGCTAGTGGTGTAATTATCTGTCTTGGCTATATTTTGGGACTACTATTTACAGCAGTTCCTTGGGGCGGCCTATGGATTTTGTTGCTAGGAATATTGATAGCAGTGCTGTTGCGGCTACGTTTTCTTAAATCACGGCAACTTGCTCAAAAACCAGAAAATGCTGCGACTAAAGCTAAGGCAATATCTAGTTTCTGGCAAAATACTCCCCAGCCGAGAATTTGGTTAGCTGCAGGTTTGGTCGGGTTATTGGCTACCCTATATTTTCAATGGCGAGTACCAGAACCAGGGCCAAAAGATATTAGTAAATTTGTCCCGCCAGGAAATAGTAGTAATCAAGAACAAGTAGTAAGTGTGCGTGGTGAAGTGGCAAGTACACCAAGGTTGACTCGTACTCAGCGAGGACAATTTTGGCTAGAAGCAACTCAGCTAGATGAAGTGAAAAAAGGTGATGGCCCGGCAGGTGTAAGCAAAGGGGTAACGGGTAAATTATATGTGACAGTGCCGATACTTCAGGCAACTGGCTTATATCCAGGTCAACAAATTGCGGTAACTGGAGTTTTGTACAAGCCAAAAGCAGCATCTAACCCTGGTGCTTTTGATTTTCAAAAGTTTCTCAAACAGGAAGCTACATTTGCAGGTTTAACAGGCAGACAAATCAATATTTTGGATGAAGAACCGCGTAAATGGGGATGGTGGCAAATTCGGGAGCGAATTGTACGATCGCAAGTTCGTTGGTTGGGTATTCCAGAAGGGCCACTTGTCAGTGCAATGGTTTTAGGCAGCAAAACTGTTGATTTACCTTATGATATACGCGATTTATTTGTCCAGGCTGGATTGGCTCATGCTTTAGCAGCTTCTGGGTTTCAGACTTCGTTGATTTTAGGCGTGATATTACAGTTAACAAGGCGTGCAAAAAAGGGAACTCAATTTATCCTTGGCTGTTTAGGATTGCTGATTTTCTTGAGTTTAACTGGTTTTCAGCCTGCGGTTTTAAGAGCCGTAATTATGGGTTTTGCGGCATTAGTAGGATTAGCTTTAAAAAGAAAGGTAAAACAATTAGGCTCGCTTTTACTGGCAGCAACATTATTATTACTATTTAATCCTTTATGGATTTGGGACTTGGGTTTTCAACTTAGCTTTTTAGCAACGCTGGGATTAGTGGTCACAGTACCACCGATAATTCAACGCTTAGGTTGGTTACCACCTGCGATCGCATCTTTAATTGCTGTGCCTTTAGCAGCAACGATTTGGACTTTACCATTGCAGTTGTTTTTCTTTGGGGTAGTACCGTCTTATAGCTTAATCCTCAATATTATTACCACCCCATTGATTTCTGTTATTAGTATTGGTGGAATTATTAGTGCCTTAGCGGCATTAATTTGGCCGGACGCTGGCAGTTTTTTAGCGGGAATTTTGCACTACCCTACTGATTGGCTAATTAAATTAGTAGAATTTTTTAGCAAATTACCAGGGAATTCCTTTGCTGTTGGTAGCATCTCTACTTGGCAAATGCTAACTCTCTATACATTAATTTTATTAGTTGTTTTGATACGCTGGTGGCGACAACGTTGGTGGTTTGCTAGTTTTATTGCTATTGGTTTAGTACTCATCCCTGTTTGGCATTCTGCTAACAGTTTGTTCAGAATTACGGTATTAGCAGCAGGTGCAGAACCAGTTTTAGTTGTTCAAGATAGAGGCACTGTTACTTTAATTAATAGTGGAGATGAAAGTACAGGACGCTTCACAATTCTGCCATTTTTACAACAGCAAGGTGTGAATCAAATTGATTGGGCGATCGCAACTGATTTTCAAGATCATGAGAGTAGCGGTTGGCTAGAAGTGATGCAACGCTTACCAATCAAAAATTTTTACACCTATCCTCCCAAACCAGAAAACATTGTGGAAGCGCAGGTAATTCAGCAAGAATTACAACAGCGCCAAGGTGTATATCAGCCTTTGGCATTGGGACAAGCAATGACTGCTGGCTCAGTAGTGGCACAATTAATTAATGACCAGTTGCCAATGTTGCAATTGCAAATTCAAGGTCAGAATTGGTTATTAGTAGGTAACCTCAAGTCTAAAGAAATAGCACAGCTAGTTAAATCTGGGAGTTTATCTCGTCCCCAAGTGCTATGGTGTGTGCCTGAGTCTTTGAAAGATTTAGTTTTAGCGCTACAACCAGAAATTGCGATCGCATCTTCCCCTGACTTGGAACCAAAAGTTTTGTCTGAAATTAGCCAAAGCAAAACGAAACTTTTCTTTACGGGACGAGATGGCGCGATTCAATGGACACCAGGGAGTGATTTTGAAGCATTTATTCAGGCTACAGAAAATAAGTCTTCTGTGTTGTGA
- a CDS encoding cation:proton antiporter produces MQEDFRLIVDLVSVLAVAACGGLFAALLRQPVLLGYLIGGMVVGPAGLGLIKEVIQVETLAQFGVAFLLFALGVEFSFTELKKVKAIALGGGGLQIALTILITVVICGVTGAWGALPAKGVFLGSILSLSSTAVVLKCLMESNETETPHGQVMLGILVVQDLALGLMLAVLPALHEPGEAIGVAVVTALVRIGLFAAGAVVAGIWLIPPLLRLLARTESKELFLLGVVALCLGIALLTEYLGLSIEMGAFVAGLMISEVEYADQTLTYVEPLRDIFASLFFASIGMLIDPVFLWKNLELILGLVAIVFVGKFLIITPLVKLFRYPLKTALIAGLGLAQIGEFSFVLASEGQALGLVSRTVYLLILGTTAVTLVITPFVLRLVPFLFTVAESMPWLKPYLEEVQPRDVADDLPLKGHVVVCGYGRVGKNLVKLLQQHQLPVVVIDQSESRIQKLREAGVPYVYGNCVSLHVLETAGVNHAKGMAIALPDPMSTRLCLKRALELCPELDLVVRATQDKNIEVLYQLGAREVVQPEFEASLEMATYLLKGLGLAGDVVQREMQQIRKDHYLDLRPERTASEVSRDLEQATQDFNRRWYPLPSGSPLIGMSLEEADMRYLIGVSLMAIRRANGEEIDYPNNQTRLEEGDRLLVVGADEELAALAEFAVGRTAVPGEDSACQWTAINADTPILGKTLKDLDIGNKYSVKIEAIRRDGKFIRSPDSHMDLRDGDQVLLCGSLESLNQLQPLFAASEALPLSLPIINADEAEALKEVLPVDQSRN; encoded by the coding sequence GTGCAAGAAGATTTTAGGTTAATTGTTGATTTAGTCTCAGTTCTCGCTGTCGCAGCCTGTGGCGGGCTGTTTGCGGCGCTGTTACGACAACCAGTATTGCTTGGGTATCTCATCGGCGGGATGGTGGTGGGGCCGGCGGGGCTGGGATTGATTAAAGAAGTTATCCAAGTGGAGACTCTGGCTCAGTTTGGGGTCGCTTTCTTGTTATTTGCTTTGGGTGTAGAGTTTTCCTTTACAGAACTGAAGAAGGTAAAAGCGATCGCTCTGGGTGGTGGAGGGCTACAAATTGCGCTGACGATTTTGATCACGGTTGTGATTTGCGGTGTTACAGGTGCTTGGGGAGCCTTACCTGCTAAGGGCGTATTTCTGGGGTCAATTCTGTCTTTATCTTCAACTGCAGTTGTCCTCAAATGCTTGATGGAAAGCAACGAGACAGAAACGCCCCACGGACAGGTAATGCTGGGTATTTTGGTAGTGCAGGACTTGGCATTAGGGCTAATGCTAGCAGTCCTACCAGCGCTGCATGAACCAGGTGAAGCGATTGGTGTCGCGGTGGTGACAGCACTGGTACGCATTGGCTTATTTGCTGCTGGTGCAGTCGTCGCTGGGATTTGGCTGATTCCTCCACTATTACGACTTCTGGCTCGTACTGAAAGCAAAGAGCTATTTTTATTAGGTGTAGTGGCACTTTGCTTGGGAATTGCCCTGCTGACAGAGTATTTAGGGCTATCCATTGAGATGGGGGCGTTTGTCGCGGGTTTAATGATTTCCGAAGTGGAATACGCCGACCAAACTTTAACCTATGTGGAGCCGCTCAGAGACATCTTTGCCAGTTTATTCTTTGCATCCATTGGGATGTTGATTGACCCAGTGTTTTTGTGGAAAAACCTGGAATTGATTTTGGGTTTAGTGGCAATAGTTTTCGTAGGTAAGTTTTTAATCATTACACCTTTGGTGAAACTGTTCCGCTATCCCTTAAAAACAGCTTTAATTGCTGGGCTAGGGTTGGCTCAAATTGGCGAATTTTCCTTTGTACTTGCCAGCGAAGGGCAGGCTTTGGGCTTGGTTTCTCGTACAGTGTATTTACTGATTTTAGGAACTACAGCAGTAACACTTGTTATTACCCCGTTTGTGCTACGTTTGGTGCCATTTTTATTTACTGTGGCAGAATCGATGCCGTGGCTGAAACCTTATTTAGAAGAAGTCCAGCCTCGGGATGTTGCAGATGATTTGCCATTGAAAGGGCATGTAGTAGTTTGTGGTTATGGGCGAGTCGGCAAAAATTTAGTCAAATTATTACAACAGCACCAGCTACCTGTAGTCGTCATCGACCAATCTGAAAGCAGAATTCAGAAATTGCGGGAAGCAGGAGTGCCATATGTATATGGCAATTGCGTGAGTTTACATGTTTTAGAAACTGCTGGGGTAAATCATGCCAAAGGAATGGCGATCGCACTTCCTGACCCCATGAGTACGCGTCTTTGCCTTAAACGCGCTTTGGAATTGTGTCCAGAATTAGATTTAGTTGTTCGCGCTACCCAAGATAAAAATATTGAAGTGCTTTATCAATTGGGTGCTAGGGAAGTTGTACAACCAGAGTTTGAAGCCAGCTTAGAAATGGCAACCTATTTATTAAAAGGTTTAGGCTTGGCAGGAGATGTTGTGCAACGGGAAATGCAGCAAATTCGCAAAGATCATTATTTGGACTTGCGGCCAGAACGTACTGCATCTGAAGTTTCTCGCGATTTAGAGCAAGCAACACAAGATTTCAATCGCCGCTGGTATCCCTTACCATCTGGTTCGCCCCTAATTGGTATGAGCTTAGAAGAAGCAGATATGCGTTACTTAATTGGGGTAAGTTTAATGGCAATTCGCCGCGCTAACGGCGAAGAAATTGACTATCCCAATAACCAAACCCGATTGGAAGAAGGCGATCGCTTGCTAGTAGTGGGAGCAGATGAAGAACTAGCAGCTTTGGCGGAATTTGCTGTTGGTAGAACAGCAGTTCCTGGTGAAGATAGCGCTTGCCAGTGGACAGCAATTAATGCTGATACGCCAATTTTAGGTAAAACTTTAAAAGATTTAGATATTGGCAACAAATATAGCGTAAAAATAGAGGCAATTAGGCGTGATGGTAAATTTATCCGCTCTCCTGATAGCCACATGGACTTGCGAGACGGCGATCAAGTATTATTATGCGGCAGCTTGGAGAGTCTGAATCAACTACAACCTTTGTTTGCTGCATCTGAGGCATTACCGCTATCTTTACCAATAATCAACGCTGATGAGGCAGAAGCTCTAAAAGAAGTTCTGCCTGTAGATCAGTCAAGAAATTAA
- a CDS encoding single-stranded DNA-binding protein: MNSCVLMAEIIQEPQLRYTSDNLAVTEMLVQFPNSQRPEDAPATLKVVGWGNLASEIQQNYHQGDRVIVVGRLGMNTIDRPEGFKEKRAELTVQQIQNVGASFNFSSPPVVTETYSPPAAAPVAATPQPAASYDSPRPTPAPATSTASVAPKVKNPEPIPQPANFERTTYPAAEEPNIDDIPF, encoded by the coding sequence ATGAATAGCTGCGTTTTGATGGCGGAAATCATTCAAGAACCGCAACTACGCTATACATCAGATAACTTAGCAGTCACGGAAATGCTGGTGCAGTTTCCTAATTCTCAGCGTCCAGAAGATGCGCCAGCAACTTTAAAAGTTGTGGGGTGGGGGAATTTAGCCTCAGAAATTCAGCAAAACTATCATCAAGGCGATCGCGTCATTGTGGTAGGAAGATTGGGGATGAATACGATCGATCGCCCAGAAGGTTTTAAGGAAAAACGGGCTGAATTGACTGTACAGCAAATCCAAAATGTTGGCGCTAGTTTCAATTTCAGTTCACCACCAGTAGTCACAGAAACTTACTCGCCTCCAGCCGCCGCACCTGTCGCCGCGACTCCTCAACCAGCAGCTAGTTATGATTCACCTCGCCCAACACCAGCCCCAGCTACTAGCACAGCTAGCGTTGCGCCTAAAGTGAAGAACCCTGAACCCATACCCCAACCTGCTAATTTTGAACGGACTACTTATCCCGCAGCCGAAGAACCGAATATCGATGATATTCCTTTCTAA
- the glyQ gene encoding glycine--tRNA ligase subunit alpha, whose product MNFQSVIASLHEFWGNRGCLIAQPYDIEKGAGTKNPHTFLRALGPEPWAVAYVEPCRRPTDGRYGENPNRFQYYYQYQVLIKPSPDNIQEIYLDSLRALGIHPEDHDIRFVEDNWEDATVGAWGTGWEVWLDGMEITQFTYFQQCGGIDCRPVSIEITYGLERLAMYLQQVEAITKIQWTDNITYGDVFLQAEIEQCTYNFEASNPEMLLTLFNLYEQEATQLTERGLVLPGLDYVIKCSHTFNLLDARGVISVTERTRYIARIRHLARKVATLYVEQREKLGFPLLKNAVS is encoded by the coding sequence GTGAATTTTCAGTCGGTAATAGCTTCATTACATGAATTCTGGGGGAATCGCGGTTGCTTGATTGCCCAGCCTTACGACATTGAGAAGGGAGCAGGTACGAAAAATCCCCATACTTTTTTACGGGCGCTGGGGCCAGAGCCTTGGGCAGTGGCATATGTGGAACCTTGCCGTCGTCCTACAGATGGGCGCTATGGTGAAAACCCTAATCGCTTTCAATACTATTATCAGTACCAAGTTCTGATTAAACCTTCACCAGATAATATTCAAGAGATTTATCTTGATTCTTTAAGAGCGTTAGGGATTCATCCTGAAGACCATGACATTCGGTTTGTTGAAGATAACTGGGAAGATGCAACTGTAGGCGCTTGGGGTACTGGTTGGGAAGTTTGGTTAGATGGAATGGAAATTACCCAATTTACCTACTTCCAACAATGTGGGGGAATTGATTGCCGTCCGGTGTCGATTGAGATTACATACGGTTTAGAACGATTGGCGATGTACCTCCAGCAGGTAGAAGCGATCACAAAAATTCAGTGGACAGACAACATTACTTACGGTGATGTTTTCCTCCAAGCGGAAATTGAACAGTGTACTTACAACTTTGAAGCGTCGAATCCGGAGATGCTGCTGACACTATTTAATTTGTATGAGCAGGAAGCTACTCAATTGACTGAGCGGGGATTGGTTTTACCTGGCTTAGACTATGTGATTAAGTGTTCTCATACTTTTAATTTACTGGATGCCCGAGGTGTAATTTCCGTGACGGAACGGACTCGGTATATTGCCAGAATTCGGCATTTAGCGCGGAAAGTAGCTACTTTATATGTTGAGCAAAGGGAGAAGTTAGGTTTTCCCTTACTCAAAAATGCCGTAAGTTAA
- a CDS encoding DUF4079 domain-containing protein: MLNWSELLEPIAAWFRSLGLPYPIVHWGHPVMMAIVVFVMGSFVAIAGWRGRISADKDVAIKSRSDHRQLAPWLFFFLTAGYTGGVLSLVMQRQPIFESPHFYTGTIVLLLLLVNAVISLNGFAGNNTGLRSLHAYLGTTAILILFVHAVLGFNLGTSF, encoded by the coding sequence ATGTTGAATTGGAGCGAGTTACTAGAACCGATCGCAGCTTGGTTTCGTTCTTTAGGACTTCCCTATCCAATTGTGCATTGGGGACATCCTGTGATGATGGCGATTGTTGTATTTGTCATGGGTAGTTTTGTCGCAATAGCAGGTTGGAGGGGGAGAATTAGTGCAGATAAAGATGTAGCAATTAAAAGCCGCAGCGATCATCGTCAACTAGCACCCTGGTTATTTTTCTTTCTAACAGCAGGTTATACAGGTGGGGTATTGTCTTTGGTGATGCAGCGGCAACCAATTTTTGAAAGTCCCCATTTTTACACTGGTACTATTGTGCTGTTACTGCTACTTGTTAATGCCGTGATTTCTCTAAATGGATTTGCAGGTAATAATACGGGATTACGCAGCCTTCATGCATACTTAGGTACTACAGCAATTTTGATTTTGTTTGTCCATGCGGTACTAGGGTTTAATTTAGGCACATCTTTTTGA
- the thrC gene encoding threonine synthase: MTQTKSALNEAATYFQALKCKECGEEYELKANHVCELCFGPLEVKYDYNALRHSVTREKIQAGPNSIWRYRAFLPVATDNVIDVGTGMTPLVRSHRLARRLGLNKLYIKNDAVNMPTLSFKDRVVSVALSRARELGFTTVSCASTGNLANSTAAIAAHAGLDCCVFIPADLEAGKVMGSLIYSPTLMAVKGNYDQVNRLCSEVANTHGWGFVNINLRPYYSEGSKTLGFEVAEQLGWELPDHIVAPLASGSLFTKIYKGFKEFVEVGLVEDKKVRFSGAQAEGCSPIAQAYKEGRDFIKPVKPNTIAKSIAIGNPADGVYAVEIANKTNGNIESVNDAEIIEGIKLLAETEGIFTETAGGTTVAVLKKLVEAGKIDPDETTVVYITGNGLKTQEALHGYIGEPLTIDAKLDSFERALERSRTLDRLEWQQVLV; encoded by the coding sequence ATGACTCAGACAAAATCCGCACTTAACGAAGCAGCCACATATTTTCAAGCCTTGAAGTGTAAGGAATGTGGTGAGGAATATGAACTGAAAGCCAACCATGTTTGTGAGTTATGCTTTGGGCCTTTAGAAGTCAAGTATGACTACAATGCTCTGCGTCATTCTGTCACTCGTGAAAAAATTCAAGCTGGCCCGAATTCTATTTGGCGTTACCGTGCCTTTTTGCCTGTAGCAACTGACAATGTTATAGATGTGGGAACAGGTATGACTCCCCTGGTTCGTTCTCACCGTCTGGCTCGTCGTCTGGGTCTAAACAAGCTTTATATTAAAAATGATGCTGTCAATATGCCCACCCTCAGCTTCAAGGATCGGGTGGTTTCAGTGGCTTTAAGTAGAGCTAGAGAGTTAGGCTTTACCACCGTTTCTTGCGCTAGTACTGGTAATTTGGCTAATTCTACAGCAGCGATCGCAGCTCATGCAGGTTTAGATTGCTGTGTGTTTATCCCCGCAGATTTGGAAGCTGGTAAAGTCATGGGTAGCCTGATCTACAGCCCAACATTGATGGCTGTGAAGGGTAATTACGATCAGGTTAATCGTCTGTGTTCGGAAGTAGCTAATACACATGGATGGGGTTTTGTCAATATTAATCTTCGCCCCTACTACTCGGAAGGTTCTAAGACCCTAGGCTTTGAGGTGGCTGAACAATTAGGTTGGGAATTACCTGACCATATTGTGGCTCCTCTAGCATCTGGTTCGCTATTTACAAAAATTTATAAAGGATTCAAAGAATTTGTAGAAGTTGGTTTAGTAGAAGACAAGAAAGTCCGTTTTAGCGGCGCGCAAGCTGAGGGTTGTTCTCCCATCGCGCAAGCATATAAAGAAGGACGTGATTTTATTAAACCAGTCAAACCAAATACCATTGCTAAATCTATTGCCATTGGCAACCCAGCAGATGGTGTTTATGCCGTAGAGATAGCTAACAAAACAAACGGTAATATTGAATCAGTCAATGATGCAGAAATCATTGAAGGCATCAAGCTGTTAGCTGAAACAGAAGGCATTTTCACGGAAACAGCTGGCGGTACAACCGTTGCAGTGCTGAAAAAATTAGTAGAAGCTGGCAAAATTGATCCAGATGAAACTACTGTGGTATACATCACTGGCAATGGTTTGAAAACTCAAGAAGCACTTCACGGCTACATTGGCGAACCTTTGACAATTGATGCCAAACTCGACAGTTTTGAACGCGCGCTAGAGCGTTCTCGCACTCTTGATCGTTTGGAATGGCAGCAAGTACTCGTCTAA
- a CDS encoding RNA chaperone Hfq → MHTSSPKTLTEFDTSLPSIRQVQNLIKNAAAVDFKLVTGDLLTGRIIWQDPNCVCIVDEHSQQTTLWKHAIAYIKPKI, encoded by the coding sequence ATGCATACATCATCACCAAAAACCCTTACAGAATTCGACACTTCCCTGCCCAGTATTCGGCAAGTACAAAACCTGATTAAAAATGCAGCAGCAGTGGATTTCAAACTGGTGACGGGCGATTTACTTACAGGTAGGATAATTTGGCAAGATCCAAACTGTGTCTGTATTGTGGATGAACACAGCCAACAAACTACTCTTTGGAAGCACGCGATCGCCTACATTAAGCCTAAAATTTAG
- a CDS encoding MoaD/ThiS family protein → MSVTVLVPTALQKFTNNQATLECSGSTIAELFDSLEQSCPGIKARLCDEAGAPRRFLNLYVNSEDIRFLDGTATPLKDGDEVSIVPAVAGG, encoded by the coding sequence ATGTCTGTAACAGTTTTAGTTCCCACGGCTCTTCAAAAATTTACCAATAACCAAGCTACATTAGAATGCAGTGGCAGTACGATCGCAGAATTATTTGATTCTTTAGAACAAAGCTGTCCTGGTATTAAAGCACGCTTGTGCGATGAAGCCGGAGCGCCACGGCGATTTTTGAATTTATATGTCAATAGCGAAGATATTCGCTTTTTGGATGGGACAGCTACACCTCTCAAAGATGGCGATGAAGTCAGTATTGTCCCTGCTGTTGCAGGTGGTTGA
- a CDS encoding ABC transporter ATP-binding protein encodes MRETILEVRNLQVEFSSDGNTLKAVDGISFQLHRGETLGIVGESGSGKSVTSLAVMGLLQSPGRVTGGEIWFTHQENNPPINLAELPPEQMQLYRGGDIAMIFQEPMSSLNPVYNIGFQLTEAIMRHQEVSPSQARQIAIAGLQEVKLLPSDEQIAQQYLDSWSQTNSKSPKPEGQKLADLVKQHKESMLERYPHELSGGQLQRVMIAMAISCNPLLLIADEPTTALDVTVQATILELMRELQQRRDMAMIFITHDLGLIAEIADQVAVMYRGKIVEYNTATEIFSNPQHPYTKGLVACRPTLTRHPQKLLTVSDYMSVEDSPTGQLVIQAKAPLPPPEVTSEEIGKRLADLDKKQPLLEVRNLKVGFPVKGLLGGIKRYTMAVNNVSFEVKPGETVGLVGESGCGKTTLGRTLLRLIEPMSGQIIFEGQDITSLKGEPLQKLRREMQIVFQNPFSSLDPRMKVGEAIAEPLVIHYVGKTKRQRQERVVELLERVGLGADAINRYPHQFSGGQRQRICIARSLALNPKFIICDESVSALDVSVQAQVLNLLKELQEDFQLTYIFISHDLSVVKFMSDRILVMNRGQIVEQGTAQSIYREPKEEYTQNLIAAIPTGSPERRQNRLRAS; translated from the coding sequence ATGAGAGAAACTATCCTAGAGGTTCGCAATCTCCAAGTTGAATTTTCCAGTGATGGCAATACCCTCAAAGCCGTTGATGGTATTTCATTTCAACTCCATCGGGGCGAAACTTTAGGAATAGTGGGAGAGTCGGGGAGTGGTAAATCAGTCACATCCCTCGCAGTTATGGGTTTGTTGCAAAGTCCCGGTAGAGTGACTGGCGGGGAAATTTGGTTTACTCATCAAGAGAATAACCCACCGATTAACTTAGCAGAGTTACCGCCTGAGCAAATGCAGCTATACCGAGGCGGCGACATCGCCATGATTTTTCAGGAACCCATGAGTTCGCTCAACCCAGTGTATAACATTGGGTTTCAGCTAACAGAAGCGATTATGCGACATCAAGAGGTGTCACCATCACAAGCGCGACAAATTGCGATCGCGGGTTTGCAAGAAGTTAAACTCCTCCCCAGTGATGAACAAATAGCACAGCAATATCTTGATAGTTGGAGTCAAACTAACTCCAAATCACCGAAACCCGAGGGGCAAAAACTGGCAGATTTGGTGAAGCAGCATAAAGAATCGATGCTAGAACGCTACCCGCATGAGCTTTCTGGGGGACAGTTACAACGGGTGATGATTGCAATGGCAATTTCTTGTAACCCATTATTATTGATTGCTGACGAACCAACTACAGCCCTAGATGTTACTGTACAAGCAACAATTCTAGAATTGATGCGAGAATTGCAGCAACGTCGCGACATGGCAATGATTTTTATTACTCATGACTTGGGATTAATTGCGGAAATTGCTGATCAAGTAGCAGTGATGTATAGAGGGAAAATTGTTGAATATAATACAGCCACAGAAATTTTTAGTAATCCCCAACATCCATATACTAAAGGTTTAGTCGCTTGCCGCCCCACACTCACCCGCCATCCGCAAAAACTGCTGACTGTTTCCGATTATATGAGTGTTGAAGATAGTCCCACAGGTCAATTGGTAATTCAGGCGAAAGCACCTTTACCACCGCCAGAAGTTACCAGCGAAGAAATCGGCAAAAGATTGGCAGACCTGGATAAAAAGCAACCATTATTAGAAGTTCGCAACCTTAAGGTTGGCTTTCCTGTAAAAGGCTTGCTGGGTGGCATCAAACGCTACACTATGGCCGTAAATAACGTTTCCTTTGAAGTGAAACCAGGGGAAACAGTGGGATTAGTAGGTGAATCTGGTTGCGGTAAAACCACTTTGGGTAGAACATTACTGCGCTTAATTGAACCGATGAGTGGTCAAATCATATTTGAGGGACAAGATATTACTTCCCTCAAAGGTGAACCTTTGCAAAAACTCCGCCGGGAAATGCAAATAGTCTTCCAAAATCCCTTTAGTTCCCTTGATCCGAGAATGAAAGTTGGAGAAGCGATCGCAGAACCATTGGTAATTCATTATGTAGGGAAGACAAAGCGACAACGCCAAGAACGTGTAGTTGAACTTTTAGAACGGGTAGGATTGGGTGCAGATGCAATCAACCGTTATCCTCACCAGTTTTCTGGCGGTCAACGTCAGAGAATTTGTATTGCCCGTTCTTTGGCATTAAATCCCAAGTTTATTATTTGTGATGAATCGGTTTCAGCACTGGATGTCTCTGTACAAGCCCAAGTTTTGAATTTGTTGAAAGAATTACAAGAAGATTTTCAACTAACTTACATCTTCATTTCCCACGATTTAAGCGTAGTGAAATTTATGAGCGATCGCATTTTAGTCATGAATCGCGGTCAAATTGTCGAACAAGGTACAGCCCAAAGCATCTACCGCGAACCCAAAGAAGAATATACGCAAAACTTAATCGCCGCAATTCCCACAGGTAGCCCCGAACGCAGACAAAATCGCCTACGCGCATCTTAA